One stretch of Chryseobacterium sp. LJ668 DNA includes these proteins:
- a CDS encoding SRPBCC family protein produces MKTILKIIGGLILLLVVYAIVAMLAFGDNYHYEKSVVMNAPKEKVWQQISTMKAFNEWNPWMKLDKNMKIIYTGNSGEVGDKYCWDSKNDDAGAGCQEIKELIPGDKQKTEMLFKRPFAGQAISDIVLTSEGNSTKVTWSMDTKQETWMKIMRPMMDYQMGKSYEEGLSNLKTLVEK; encoded by the coding sequence ATGAAAACAATTTTAAAAATTATCGGTGGACTTATCCTTTTGCTGGTTGTGTATGCAATCGTTGCTATGTTGGCTTTTGGAGACAATTATCACTACGAAAAATCTGTTGTCATGAATGCTCCAAAGGAAAAGGTTTGGCAACAAATCAGTACAATGAAAGCGTTTAATGAATGGAATCCTTGGATGAAATTAGACAAAAACATGAAAATTATTTATACTGGAAATTCTGGGGAAGTAGGTGATAAGTATTGTTGGGACAGTAAAAATGATGATGCAGGAGCAGGTTGTCAGGAAATTAAAGAGCTGATTCCTGGTGACAAACAGAAAACAGAAATGCTTTTCAAAAGACCTTTTGCAGGACAGGCAATTTCTGATATTGTTTTAACTTCTGAAGGAAATTCTACAAAAGTAACGTGGAGTATGGATACAAAACAGGAAACCTGGATGAAAATTATGCGACCAATGATGGATTATCAAATGGGAAAATCTTATGAAGAAGGCTTGAGCAATCTAAAGACGTTGGTAGAAAAATAA
- a CDS encoding nuclear transport factor 2 family protein — MISQNKKTIQKYMDSFQESDHAKILSCLTEDVIWEMPGVYLHHGKEEFDKEIENENFTGKPKITVFRMTEENDVVIAEGNVIGKFKNGAILNADFCDVFEMENGLIKKLVSYLMQKTN; from the coding sequence ATGATATCTCAAAACAAAAAAACGATCCAGAAATATATGGATTCTTTTCAGGAAAGTGATCACGCTAAAATTCTAAGCTGTCTCACCGAAGACGTCATCTGGGAAATGCCCGGAGTTTATCTTCATCACGGTAAAGAAGAATTCGATAAAGAAATAGAAAACGAAAATTTCACAGGAAAGCCAAAAATTACAGTTTTCAGAATGACAGAAGAAAATGATGTTGTCATTGCAGAAGGAAATGTAATCGGTAAATTTAAAAACGGCGCTATTCTGAATGCCGATTTCTGTGATGTCTTCGAAATGGAAAATGGGCTGATCAAAAAACTGGTGTCTTATTTAATGCAAAAAACTAATTAA